In a genomic window of Scyliorhinus torazame isolate Kashiwa2021f chromosome 5, sScyTor2.1, whole genome shotgun sequence:
- the LOC140420690 gene encoding uncharacterized protein: MEKPWKCGDCGKGYRFPSELEIHRRIHTGERPFTCSQCGQRFIDSSNLQRHERFHTGERPFTCSQCGQRFTQLSSLQRHQQIHTGERPISCSQCGKGFTRLSTLRKHQRIHTGKRLFTCSQCGKGFTQLSSLQRHQQIHTGERPFTCSQCGKGFRDSSTLLRHQRVHTGERPFTCSQCGKGFIDSLNLWKHQQIHTGERPFTCSQCGKGFFDSSALRKHQRVHTGERAFTCTQCGKGFRDSSTLRIHQRVHTGEKPFTCSQCGKGFTQLSHLQTHQRVHTGERPFTCSQCGKGFINSSVLRRHQRVHTGEKPFTCSQCGKGFTWLSNLQTHQRVHSGERPFACSECRKGFIDLSTLLRHQRVHTGERPFTCSQCGKGFSQLSSLQTHLRVHTGERPFTCSQCGKGFIDSSKLQTHQRVHTGERPFTCSQCGKGFIDSSTLLRHQRVHTGERPFTCS, encoded by the coding sequence atggagaaaccgtggaaatgtggggactgtgggaagggatacagattcccatcagagctggagattcatcgccgcattcacactggggagaggccgttcacctgctctcagtgtgggcagagattcattgattcatccaatcTGCAGAGACACGAGCgattccacactggggagaggccattcacctgctctcaatgtgggcagagattcactcagttatccagcctgcagagacatcagcaaattcacactggggagaggccaattAGCTGCtcgcagtgtgggaagggattcactcggttatccactctgcggaaacatcagcgaattcacactgggaagaggctattcacctgctctcagtgtgggaaaggattcactcagttatccagcctgcagagacatcagcaaattcacactggggagaggccgttcacctgctctcaatgtgggaaagggttccgtgattcatccaccctgctgagacatcagcgagttcacactggggagaggccgttcacctgctctcagtgtgggaagggattcattgattcactcAACCTGTGgaaacatcagcaaattcacactggggagaggccgttcacctgctctcagtgtgggaagggattctttgattcatccgccctgcggaaacatcagcgagttcacactggggagagggcattcacttgcactcagtgtgggaagggattccgtgattcatccaccctgcggatccatcagcgagttcacactggggagaagccattcacctgctctcagtgtgggaagggattcacacagttatcccacctgcagacacaccagcgagttcacactggggagagaccattcacctgctctcagtgtgggaaaggattcattaattcatccgtcctgcggagacaccagcgagttcacactggggagaagccgttcacctgctctcagtgtgggaagggattcacttggttatccaacctgcagacacaccagcgagttcactctggggagaggccattcgcctgctctgagtgtaggaagggatttattgatttatccaccctcctgagacaccaacgagttcacactggggagaggccgttcacctgctctcagtgtgggaagggattcagtcagttatccagcctgcagacacacctgcgagttcacactggggagaggccgttcacctgctctcagtgtgggaaggggttcattgattcatccaaactgcagacacaccagcgagttcacactggggagaggccattcacctgctctcagtgtgggaagggattcattgattcatccaccctgctgagacaccagcgagttcacactggggagaggccgttcacctgctcttag